In a single window of the Dryobates pubescens isolate bDryPub1 chromosome Z, bDryPub1.pri, whole genome shotgun sequence genome:
- the LOC128899365 gene encoding basic proline-rich protein-like, translating to MVAHGNKPRTPHFGCPEAPKLTGPSTSEEAAAAAGRTPPASPPPPGPLTRVSRPHPQPPPRPLSTREAGTAERPAAPRGLRSRRRPRAPARTWWPSGGGSPRPAPPRPAPPSPGEAGRGPRAGAPLCGRRLELVPPAGGGEGRGPSAPPSRAAPPPPTPYCPRLNRASPPRALFPVPQAGRAPPPPLPPSSLPPCGRRPFAAARRSRRLPPRAQVAAAASSCHEPPPAAAAALSGERGAMPGWKKNIPICLQAEPERGECGASGPAAAAKEPGDGGWERGLPSHWVPLQQALLVSGARPGGPAPSILLRNRGRSGGRAGRRGEAGIVGRAGGNTPNPGLPPPPHR from the coding sequence ATGGTCGCGCATGGCAACAAGCCCCGAACGCCGCATTTCGGATGCCCGGAGGCTCCGAAACTCACAGGTCCTTCTACAAgtgaggaggcggcggcggccgcggggCGCACGCCTCCCGCCTCCCCGCCGCCCCCGGGACCGCTGACACGCGTGTCGCGGCCGCAcccgcagccccctccccgccccctctCCACCCGCGAGGCGGGCACGGCGGAGCGCCCGGCGGCTCCCCGCGGCCTGCGCTCGCGGCGCCGACCCCGCGCCCCGGCCCGCACCTGGTGGccgagcggcggcggcagcccccgccccgccccgccccgtcCCGCCCCACCTAGCCCCGGGGAGGCCGGGAGGGGGCCACGCGCGGGCGCTCCATTGTGCGGCCGGCGGCTCGAGCTCGTCCCACCTGCCGGCGGCGGGGAGGGCCGGGGCCCCTCCGCACCTCCCTCTCGCGCAGCTCCCCCTCCGCCCACCCCCTACTGTCCCCGGCTGAACCGGGCGAGCCCGCCCCGCGCCCTCTTTCCCGTCCCTCAAGCTGGCAGAGCTCCgccgcctcccctccccccgtcCTCCCTCCCACCGTGCGGCCGCCGCCCCTTCGCCGCTGCCCGCCGGAGCCGCAGACTTCCACCCCGAGCACAggtcgccgccgccgcctcgtCCTGCCATGAGCCCCCTCCCGCCGCAGCAGCAGCGCTGAGCGGGGAGCGCGGAGCCATGCCGGGCTGGAAGAAGAACATCCCCATCTGCCTGCAAGCCGAGCCGGAGCGAGGTGAGTGCGGAGCGTCGGGGCCGGCAGCCGCCGCAAAGGAACcgggggatggggggtgggagAGAGGGCTGCCCAGCCACTGGGTGCCTCTCCAGCAAGCCCTGCTCGTCAGCGGGGCACGGCCGGGCGGCCCCGCGCCTTCCATCTTGCTCCGCAACCGCGGCAGGAGCGGGGGGCgagcggggcggcggggggaggcCGGTATCGTGGGCCGGGCTGGTGGGAACACACCAAACCCAggcctcccgccgccgccgcaccGGTAG